The Enterobacter asburiae sequence CTCGTGCAATAATTTCTACATCGTTTTTGGCGAATGTCACGGGCAACTTTTCTGGTTTTTGCATGAGTCGAGTCCTGGTAGCAATGGTGATGAAATTGTGAATTTCAAGGCTGTTTGGCTGCCGTTTGTAAGGCTATATGGTAGATTGGTGCAAATTACCGCCAGATGGCACGTAACGCCAACCTTTTGGTGTGGATGATTCTGTTAGAATCGGCAATTATTTTTTAATTAGATCAGCGCTAATACTGCTTCACAACAAGGAATGCAAATGAAGAAATTGCTCCCCATCCTTATCGGCCTGAGCCTGACGGGCTTCAGTGCAATGAGCCAGGCGGAAAACCTGTTACAGGTCTACCAGCAGGCACGTCTGGGCAACCCTGATTTACGTAAATCAGCGGCCGATCGTGATGCTGCGTTTGAAAAGATTAACGAAGCGCGTAGCCCACTGCTGCCGCAGTTAGGTTTAGGTGCAGATTATACCTACAGCAACGGTTTCCGCGACGCTAACGGCGTTAACTCCAATGCTACCAGCGCCTCACTGCAATTAACACAGACGCTGTTTGATATGTCCAAATGGCGCGCCCTGACCCTGCAGGAAAAGAGCGCGGGCATCCAGGATGTGACCTATCAGACCGACCAGCAGACTCTGATCCTGAATACTGCAACCGCGTACTTCAACGTGCTGAGCGCCATTGACGCGCTCTCCTACACCGAAGCGCAGAAACAGGCGATCTACCGCCAGTTAGATCAAACCACCCAGCGCTTCAACGTGGGTCTGGTGGCGATCACCGACGTACAGAACGCCCGTTCACAGTACGACACCGTGCTGGCTAACGAAGTGACCGCGCGTAACAACCTCGACAACGCGCTGGAATCCCTGCGTCAGGTGACCGGAAATTACTACCCTGAGCTGGCGTCCCTGAACGTGGACAGCTTCAAAACGGATAAGCCGCAGGCCGTTAACGCCCTGCTGAAAGAGGCGGAAAACCGCAACCTGACGTTGCTGCAGGCGCGTCTGAGCCAGGACCTGGCCCGCGAGCAAATCCGTCAGGCGCAGGATGGCCATCTGCCAACTCTGAGCCTGAGCGCGTCGACCGGCGTCTCTGATACCACCTATAGCGGCTCTAAGACCAACTCCGCTCAGTATGACGACAGCAATATGGGTCAGAACAAAGTGGGCCTGAGCTTCTCCCTGCCGCTGTATCAGGGCGGGATGGTTAATTCCCAGGTGAAACAGGCGCAGTACAACTTTGTTGGCGCGAGCGAGCAGCTGGAAAGCGCGCACCGCAACGTGGTGCAGACCGTTCGCTCCTCCTTCAACAACGTCAACGCCTCCATCAGCAGCATCAATGCCTATAAACAGGCCGTGGTGTCTGCACAGAGCTCCCTGGACGCGATGGAAGCCGGTTACTCCGTGGGTACCCGCACCATCGTTGACGTTCTCGACGCGACCACCACGCTGTACAACGCGAAGCAGCAACTCTCAAGCGCGCGTTACCAGTACCTGATTAACCAGCTGAACATCAAGCAGGCGCTCGGTACGCTGAACGAGCAGGATCTGCAGATGCTGAACAGCGCGCTGGGCAAACCGGTCTCCACCTCTCCGGACAGCGTTGCGCCGGAGAACCCGGAGCAGGTTGCCGCCGTTGATAACTTCAACGCTAACGGCAGCGAGCCTGCTGCACAGCCAGCGGCAGCGCGTACTACTACTACGTCCGCCAGCAAAGGCTCTAACCCGTTCCGTAACTAAAGTTGTTATCACGCCCTCTCCCACCGGGAGAGGGCGCATCTGCATCCCCTCGAACGTAAGCCAACGTAAAGATCCCCCTGATTCCGCCTCTCTTCGCTTCATTTTCAACCACTCATCCACTATCCTGAGCGTTATTACCACTGGGTCCTGGAAGACAAACATGAAACGGACAAAAACGATCAATCACGCGTCGTTCCGCAAAAGCTGGAACGCACGTCACCTCACCCCTGTTGCGCTGGCAGTAACCGCTGTCTTTATGCTGGCAGGCTGTGAGAAAAACGACGAAACGGTATCGCTGTATCAAAACGCGGACGACTGCTCTGCCGCAACCGGCCAGGCAGCAGAATGTAAAACCGCCTACACCAACGCGCTGAAAGAAGCGGAACGCACCGCGCCAAAATACGCCTCACGCGAAGACTGCGTGGCGGAATTTGGTGAAGGTCAGTGTCAGCAGACACCGGCTCAGGCAGGTACTGCGCCGGAAAATCAGGCGCAGGCGCAGTCCAGCGGCAGCTTCTGGATGCCACTAATGGCAGGCTACATGATGGGCCGCCTGATGGGTGGCGGTGCGGGCTATCAGCAGCAACCGCTGTTTAGCTCGAAAAACCCGGCCAGCCCGGCTTATGGTCAATATACCGATGCCAGTGGCAAAGGCTACGGCGCAGCGACGCCGGGCCGCACCGTGACCGTTCCGAAAACCGCGATGGCGCCGAAGCCTGCAACCACCAGCACCATCACCCGCGGTGGGTTCGGTGAGTCTGTGGCGAAACAGACCAGCATGCAGCGTAGTGCAACAGGCACTTCTACTCGCTCAATGGGCGGCTGATCATGGAACGAGTCGGTATTACCGAGCGCCCGGACTGGCGCGAAAAAGCCACCGAATACGGTTTTAACTTTCACACCATGTACGGGGAGCCGTACTGGTGTGAAGATGCTTACTACAAACTGACGCTCGACCAGGTGGAAAAACTGGAAGAGGTGACGGCCGAGCTGCACCAGATGTGCCTGAAGGTTGTGGAAAAAGTCATCGACAGCGACGCGCTGATGACCAAATTCCGTATTCCGAAGCACACCTGGAGTTTCGTCCGGCAGTCGTGGAAAACAAATCAGCCCTCGCTTTACTCTCGCCTCGATCTGGCGTGGGACGGCATGGGTGAACCGAAGCTGTTAGAAAACAACGCAGATACGCCAACCTCCCTTTATGAAGCGGCGTTCTTCCAGTGGATTTGGCTGGAAGATCAGATGAACGCCGGAAACCTGCCGGAAGGCAGCGACCAGTTCAACAGCCTGCAGGAAAAGCTGATTGAGCGTTTTGCCGAGCTGCGGGAGCAGTTTGGCTTCAACCTGCTGCATCTTGCCTGCTGCCGCGACACGGAAGAAGACCGTGGTACGGTTCAGTATCTGCAGGACTGCGCTGCTGAAGCTGAAGTGGCGACCGAGTTCCTCTATATCGAGGATATCGGCCTGGGGGAAAAAGGTCAGTTTACGGATATGCAGGATCAGGTGATCAGCAACCTGTTCAAGCTCTATCCGTGGGAATACATGCTGCGCGAAATGTTCTCCACCAAGCTGGAAGACGCGGGCGTGCGCTGGCTGGAACCGGCATGGAAGAGCATTATCTCTAATAAAGCCCTGCTGCCGATGCTGTGGGAGATGTTCCCGAACCATCCTAACCTGCTGCCAGCTTATTTTGCGGAAGATGATTTCCCGCCGATGGAAAAATACGTCGTTAAGCCGATTTTTTCCCGCGAAGGGGCGAACGTCTCAATTATCGAAAACGGTAAAACGCTGGAAGCGGTTGAAGGACCGTACGGCGAAGAAGGAATGATCGTCCAGGAATTCTGGCAACTGCCGAAGTTTGGCGACAGCTATACGCTGATTGGCAGCTGGCTCATCAACGATCGGCCCGCCGGGATTGGCATTCGCGAAGACCGCGCGCTGATCACCCAGGATCTGTCGCGGTTTTATCCGCATATCTTTGTGGAGTAAGACTGCGGCCTGGTGCCCTCACCCCAGCCCTCTCCCACTGGGAGAGGGTGCAAACACTAAAAACGGCAACCTGAGGTTGCCGTTTTGCTTTTATTATCCCACCTGCACCGACAGCATACTCAAACTGCCCATCTCAATGCCGTCAACCGGAATAGTAACCGGCTCCTGACCGTCCCATGCGCCCAGAACATAAAGCAGCGGCAGGAAGTGTTCCGGCGTCGGGTTAGAAAGCGAACCGCCTTCGTGATCCAGATAGTTCACCAGCGGATGCTCCTCAACCGGGCCTTGCCAGGTCAGATTCGCTTTGACGTAGTCGTTAAAAGCGGCCGCCCACGGGTAAGGCGTATTCTCACCGTGCCAGCGCGCCGTGCGCAGGTTATGCACCACGTTGCCGCTTGCCACCAGCATGATGCCTTCATCACGCAGGTTCGTCAGCTTGCGGCCCATCTCCAGATGCCAGGCTGCCGGTTTAGTGCTATCGATGCTCAACTGCACCATCGGGATATCCGCATCGGGGTACATTTTTATCAGCACGCCCCACGAGCCGTGGTCAAAGCCCCAGGCTTCTTTATCCAGCGTGACCGGGACAGGAGCCAGCAAATCCACCAGCTTTTGCGCCAGCTCAGGCGATCCTGGAGCCGGATAATGCGTATCGTACAGCGCCTGCGGGAAGCCGCCGAAATCATGAATGGTCTTTGGTGCTTTCATGGCGGTCACGCCAGTGCCACGGGTGAACCAGTGCGCAGACACCACCACAATCGCCTTCGGTCGCGGCAGCGTCTCGCCCAGATGACGCCAGGTACGGGTATAGACGTTGTCTTCCAGAACGTTCATTGGGCTACCGTGGCCTAAAAACAGGGCCGGCATACGGGAAGAAGACATGGTGGTATCCTTAGAGAAGATGTCAATTTGATGGTTCTACATTACGCGCATTCAGATAAAGATGAACGCAGATAACCATGAAGATCATCATCAGGAAATTTGAATGTTTTCACGTTTAATTAAGGCATTCTCATTAGACTTTACTGTCAGGATGTGACATAAAGATAAAACTAAAATCTTTACCAGTAATTGGTATCAATTATTGTCAATTTTTACCGGCTAAAAAATATGTCAAAAAAAGTAACATTATTATCGCAGACCCGTGCCTAAATAATGAAAACCAGCCTACACTTACATTCATCAGATGCTATATATCAAGATGTACTTAAAATAAGTTTAAGCTATAGTAATCGCATTCTCTCTCCGTCCTCCCGTATACTTAATTTGCATCCTGAAATTAATATTCAGAGTATGAATTCATTTGAAAAAGGATATTTTCATGTATATGGGTAAAAAAGTACTGTTAGCGGTTGCGATGGCTGCCATTGTATCGAGTTCTGCCTTCGCGGAAGAACAGGGTTCCGGCAAAATTAAATTTAAAGGCGTGGTTATTGATGCACCATGCAGCATTGCACCGGACAGCGTTGACAAAGAAGTTGACCTGGGTGAAGTGACCACTGCCGTTATTAATGCCAACAAAAAGTCTACTGCTGTTCCGGTTGATATTAACCTGGAAAACTGCCAGCTTGACGATCCTGCTGATGAGACCGACACGCCAATTACCAAAGTCGATGTCACCTTCACCAGCGCAGCAACAGACGCGACTGACACCAGTCTCATGACCAACACCTATGCCAGCGGCGCACAGAACGTGGGCGTTCGTTTGCTGGATAACGCCGAATCCAACATCACGCTGGGCGCGGCTAATGAAGTTGATCTGCTGGCAGGCTCCACTACTCAAACGCTGCACTTTAAAGCGTTAATGGAAGTGCCTGCAGGTAAAACCGCGACTGCCGGCCAGGTAGAAGCCACCGCCAACTATGTGCTGATGTACAAATAATACTACGCGACAAAACAGACCGACTGGCTTAATGCGTCAGTCGGTCCGCAACATTATTTTGAGTAACAGGATGATGACATATAAATTACAAAAAACAATCATCATTGCGTCCCTGTTAATGACGAAATTCACCTACGCCACTGAATTTAATATCAATGCCATTGATAAAGACCAGCGAGGCAGCGTCGATCTTTCTCTTTTTAAAGATGAAATAGCCGTCATACCCGGAAGCTATTTTGTTACCGTTTCTATTAATGACGTTCCACTGGCGAACGGATGGCAGCTTAACTGGAAAGCGTTTAATGATTCAGTACAGGTATGTATTCCGTCTGAACTGGCTGATACCTTTGCACTAAAAGATGATATTCGTAACGCTTTACCCGAAAAAGACGGATGCATTGATTTCACCTCCCGGCCCGATATTACCTTTACGTTTGAGCAAACAACCCAAACGTTAAAAGTTACCGTTCCGCAGGCATGGCTGCAGTATCGTGCCGCTGACTGGATGCCTCCCTCCACATGGGACAACGGCGTGCCGGGCGTATTGCTGGATTACAACCTGTTCGCCAGCCATTACCAGCCCAATAACGGATCGGCCTCGGATAACGCCAACACCTACGGGACCGCCGGTGCCAATATGGGGCCATGGCGGTTGCGCAGCGATTATCAGTACTCACAAACGCATACTGACGCCGGCTCTGAACATGACGGACGTTTTTCCCGTGTTTACATGTTCCGCCCCTTGCCTTCACTCGGGGCGAAGTTGACCCTTGGCGAAACGGATTTTCAGTCTGCCATTTTTGATGCGTTTACCTATACCGGCGCCTCCCTGATCAGCGATGAACGCATGCTACCATGGTCCCTGCGGGGTTACGCGCCACAAATTATCGGGATTGCGCAAACCAACGCGACGGTCACGGTCAGCCTGGCCGATCGCGTGATCTATCAAAGTAAAGTTCCGCCGGGACCGTTTGTTATTCAGGATCTTAACCAGTCGGTACAGGGCACGCTGGACGTCAAGGTGACAGAAGAGGATGGGCGCGTCAGCACCTTCCAGGTCTCGGCAGAATCGGTGCCGTTTTTAACGCGTAAAGGTCAGGTTCGCTATAAGCTGGCGGCCGGAAAAGCGCGAAAAGACGCGTCTCATGACGTTGAAGATAACGCCTTTATGAGCGGTGAATTATCCTGGGGTATGCTGTCACAAACCTCCCTTTATGGCGGTTCGCTCGCCGATGGCGATCGTTACCGGTCCGTTGCCGCCGGGATCGGACAAAATATGGAGTACCTGGGCGCCCTCTCTTTTGACGTGACGCAGGCGACCAGCCGGTTGCCCAATCAGAATAGCCAGACAGGTTACAGCTACCGCTTTAACTACAGTAAACGTTTCGATACCACCGGTAGCCAGCTTACGCTCGCCAGCTATCGCTACTCAGACCCGCAGTTTCTCAGCTACGCCCGTTTTCTGGATGATGACGATAATGACCGCCAGTCAGAAAAACAGACGCTCAGCGTGACGGCAAGCCAGTACATTTCAGCGCTATCGCTCAACCTCTATGTCAACATGCTGCGTCAAACCTGGTGGAATGACACCCCCTCAACAACGGGCAGCGTGACAGCAGGCTATAACTTTGACATTGGTCGCTGGAAAAACCTGGGCGTCACCGTGTCGTGGAGTAAAACGCACTATGAAGACGAAGACGACGATACGCAGTTCTACCTCTCACTGAGCGTACCGCTCGACCCCGATCATCGTCTGAATTACGACCTGCGTAACGGCGACAGTCTGAGCCAGAACGTTTCGTGGTATGACACATCAGACCGCAACAATACCTGGGGTGTTTCCGCAGGTACCGAGAGCGAGAAATCAGATGCCGGCGCGCAGGTGAGCGGTAACTATCAACATTATTCTCCATATGGCGACCTGAATCTCTCCGGGAGTTATAAGGCTAATGAATACAACTCCCTGAGTGCCAGCTGGAATGGCTCCTTCACCTCAACGGCCAAAGGCGCTGCGCTGCATCGTCGCAGCTACGGTAACGAGCCGCGTGTGATGGTCAGTACCGACGGCGTAGGCAACATCCCGCTGAACATGTCGCGGGATGAAACCAACCGCTTTGGCATTGGCGTTTTACCGTCCATTTCCAGCTATTCGCCCTCCAGCGTGCAGGTCAATATGAACAATCTGCCCGACGGCGTAGACGTGGACACCCGCGTTGTGACTTCAACCTGGACAGAGGGCGCCATCGGGTACCGTCAAATTGCAACCCGCGCAGGCAACGATATTACAGGCATCTTACGTACGCCGTCCGGCGCGCCGCCGCTGGGGGCGATTGTTCGCCTGCTGGATAACGATCGACAGATTGGAATGGTCGCCGATGATGGCCACGTCTGGCTGGGCGCCGTAGAGCCAGAACAGCAGTTCCGCGTAACGTGGGGAGACAATCAGCAGTGTCGCTTCGCGTTACCTTCACAACTCGAAAACAGTATGCAGTTGATACTGCCATGTCAGTAAGAAATCATGATGAAATTCACCCTACTTAAAAACCTGTGCCTGATGCTTATCGGCACCGCATTTGCCAGCCACGCAGCCGTTAACCTGGACCGCACGCGCATTGTCTTCCCGGAAAGCGACAAGGCCAGCAGCCTGAAGATAGAAAACCAGAGCAAAGCGCTACCCTATCTGGCGCTCTCCTGGATTGAAGATGAGAAAGGCCGCAAGGAGGATACGCACTTCATGGCGCTGCCTCCGATTCAACGCATTGAAGCGGGCTCCGCGTCGCAGGTCAGGATCGTTAAGCAAGCGGCCACCGGCCAGTTGCCAAAAGACAGGGAATCCCTGTTCTATTTCAACCTGCGCGAAGTGCCGCCAAAAAGCACCAGCGCCAGCGAAGAGCGCAGCGTCATGCAGGTGGCGATGCAGAGCAGGATCAAACTGTTCTGGCGTCCTAAAGCAATTACCAAAAAGCCCGGCGAGCAGGCAGAAATGCGGATGGAAATTTCAGCCACCGCGAAAGGGCTGACTATACATAACCCGACGCCGTACTACATCACCCTGGCCTGGCTCAGTAAGAATGCCAAAACCATGCTGCCGGGCTTTGACAGCCTGATGCTTGCACCCTTCGCAACGGCAACAACCTCTACCGGTGACTACCACGGTAATTATTACAGCATCGGCTATATCGACGATTACGGTGCGTTGAAAAAGGTCGACGTGCAGTGCGTGGGTACAGCGCAGTGCAAACTTACCGAACGGAAGATCGAAAAAGATGCGAAATCTCGCTAATGTCCTGTTTATTTTGCTGGTTTCTGCACTGCCGTTAAAAGAGGCGCTGGCGCTGGACTGCTATCTGGGCGGCTCCGGCGGTCCCGTTGAGGAGACCAAAACCATCTCGCCGTTCGCCATTCCCAGCAATGCGCAGGTGGGCGAAAAAATTTGGGAATCAGATGACATCAAAATTCCGGTGACATGCAACCACAACGTTGTCGGCGGTTTTGAACAAGAAGATATCTTCGCCTGGGTAAACCCTTATCCTGCCGCATCGGATCCCTATTATGAACTGGGCGTGACCTATGAAGGGATGGATTACGATGCAACCGGCCAGCCTAACGGCGTCGATACCCGCCAGTGTCTGGACAACCAAAACATCACGATTTATACCCCGGCGCAGATCCGGCAGATGGGCTGGGAAAACCTGATCTGCTCCGGTAACCCGGACGATATCCATACCTCGCGCACCTTTGTTGCTCGCCTGCGCTTATACGTCAAAATCAAAGCGATGCCGCCCCACGGCTACGTCAGCTCCCTGGGCGATTACATCGTTGTCCAGTTTGACGGAAAAGGCGGCGTGAACCAGATGTCGGACGCGAAAAACCTCAAATATCACATCAACGGTCTGCAAAACATTACCGTGCTGGATTGTGGGGCGACGTTCAGTATTTTCCCGGAGAATCAGGAGATTGATTTTGGCACCTTCAGCGCGCGCGATATTGTGAATCAGCAGACGCGTAGACGAACCTTTTCGGTGAAGACGACGAAGGTGCAGGATGCACAATGTTCAGATGGGTTCAAAATGGATTCGTCGTTCTATACTACGGAATCGCTCACCGCTGAGGACACGGCATTACTTATTGGGAATGGCTTGCAGTTGAGAATACTCAACGGCACTCAGCCCTACACCTTTAACCACTATGAAGAATATGCCGATTTTACGGGCAGCACGCTGCAATATCAGCAGGATTACACCGCAGAGTTGTCACCCGTAGAAGGAAAAGCTATCCAGTCCGGTCCTTTCGAAACCGTGGTGTTATTCAAAATTAACTATCATTAGCAACAAAAAAGCCGGGTTTCCCCGGCTTTTTCACATCAGCAACTTCAGCTGGCTTTGCGCTCGTGCGCCTGGCGGTACTCCACCAGATCTTCAATCGTCACCACCGGCATGTTGTGCAGACGCGCAAAGGTGATGCACTCCGGCGCGCGCGCCATGGTGCCGTCATCATTGGTGAGTTCGCACAGTACGCCAGCCGGTTTGAAGCCAGCCAGCGTCACCAGATCGATGGTCGCTTCGGTGTGGCCACCACGGGTCAGCACGCCTCCCGGCTGCGCACGCAGCGGGAAGACGTGGCCTGGACGATGGAGATCGGATGGTTTTGCGTCATCGGCAATCGCTGCACGCACGGTCGTCAGACGGTCAGCCGCCGACACACCGGTAGTCACGCCATGGGCCGCTTCAATGGTCACGGTAAAGCCGGTTCCGAAGGCGCTGGTGTTGTTTTCAACCATCATCGGCAGATCGAGCTGCTGGCGGCGGTCTTCGGTAATACACAGGCATACGATGCCGCTGCCGTGACGGATGGTCAGCGCCATCTGCTCAACGGTCATGTTTTCGGCGGCAAAAATCATGTCGCCTTCGTTTTCACGGTTTTCATCGTCAAGCACCATCACACCGCGGCCTTCGCGCAGTGCATCCAGTGCATGTTCAACACGTTGAATTGAAGTGCCAAAAGAGGAAAGTAGCGTCTGATTCATGGTAAAAAAACCTCATTAACTTTATGGTTACCAGAATCAGGGCAGTCTTAGGAGCGCCGAACAAGCGGCAAAAAAATAACGTGAGCGGGCCATGCCCG is a genomic window containing:
- a CDS encoding fimbrial protein; this translates as MYMGKKVLLAVAMAAIVSSSAFAEEQGSGKIKFKGVVIDAPCSIAPDSVDKEVDLGEVTTAVINANKKSTAVPVDINLENCQLDDPADETDTPITKVDVTFTSAATDATDTSLMTNTYASGAQNVGVRLLDNAESNITLGAANEVDLLAGSTTQTLHFKALMEVPAGKTATAGQVEATANYVLMYK
- the ygiD gene encoding 4,5-DOPA dioxygenase extradiol → MSSSRMPALFLGHGSPMNVLEDNVYTRTWRHLGETLPRPKAIVVVSAHWFTRGTGVTAMKAPKTIHDFGGFPQALYDTHYPAPGSPELAQKLVDLLAPVPVTLDKEAWGFDHGSWGVLIKMYPDADIPMVQLSIDSTKPAAWHLEMGRKLTNLRDEGIMLVASGNVVHNLRTARWHGENTPYPWAAAFNDYVKANLTWQGPVEEHPLVNYLDHEGGSLSNPTPEHFLPLLYVLGAWDGQEPVTIPVDGIEMGSLSMLSVQVG
- the ribB gene encoding 3,4-dihydroxy-2-butanone-4-phosphate synthase produces the protein MNQTLLSSFGTSIQRVEHALDALREGRGVMVLDDENRENEGDMIFAAENMTVEQMALTIRHGSGIVCLCITEDRRQQLDLPMMVENNTSAFGTGFTVTIEAAHGVTTGVSAADRLTTVRAAIADDAKPSDLHRPGHVFPLRAQPGGVLTRGGHTEATIDLVTLAGFKPAGVLCELTNDDGTMARAPECITFARLHNMPVVTIEDLVEYRQAHERKAS
- a CDS encoding glutathionylspermidine synthase family protein; the encoded protein is MERVGITERPDWREKATEYGFNFHTMYGEPYWCEDAYYKLTLDQVEKLEEVTAELHQMCLKVVEKVIDSDALMTKFRIPKHTWSFVRQSWKTNQPSLYSRLDLAWDGMGEPKLLENNADTPTSLYEAAFFQWIWLEDQMNAGNLPEGSDQFNSLQEKLIERFAELREQFGFNLLHLACCRDTEEDRGTVQYLQDCAAEAEVATEFLYIEDIGLGEKGQFTDMQDQVISNLFKLYPWEYMLREMFSTKLEDAGVRWLEPAWKSIISNKALLPMLWEMFPNHPNLLPAYFAEDDFPPMEKYVVKPIFSREGANVSIIENGKTLEAVEGPYGEEGMIVQEFWQLPKFGDSYTLIGSWLINDRPAGIGIREDRALITQDLSRFYPHIFVE
- a CDS encoding type 1 fimbrial protein, with product MRNLANVLFILLVSALPLKEALALDCYLGGSGGPVEETKTISPFAIPSNAQVGEKIWESDDIKIPVTCNHNVVGGFEQEDIFAWVNPYPAASDPYYELGVTYEGMDYDATGQPNGVDTRQCLDNQNITIYTPAQIRQMGWENLICSGNPDDIHTSRTFVARLRLYVKIKAMPPHGYVSSLGDYIVVQFDGKGGVNQMSDAKNLKYHINGLQNITVLDCGATFSIFPENQEIDFGTFSARDIVNQQTRRRTFSVKTTKVQDAQCSDGFKMDSSFYTTESLTAEDTALLIGNGLQLRILNGTQPYTFNHYEEYADFTGSTLQYQQDYTAELSPVEGKAIQSGPFETVVLFKINYH
- the tolC gene encoding outer membrane channel protein TolC, which encodes MKKLLPILIGLSLTGFSAMSQAENLLQVYQQARLGNPDLRKSAADRDAAFEKINEARSPLLPQLGLGADYTYSNGFRDANGVNSNATSASLQLTQTLFDMSKWRALTLQEKSAGIQDVTYQTDQQTLILNTATAYFNVLSAIDALSYTEAQKQAIYRQLDQTTQRFNVGLVAITDVQNARSQYDTVLANEVTARNNLDNALESLRQVTGNYYPELASLNVDSFKTDKPQAVNALLKEAENRNLTLLQARLSQDLAREQIRQAQDGHLPTLSLSASTGVSDTTYSGSKTNSAQYDDSNMGQNKVGLSFSLPLYQGGMVNSQVKQAQYNFVGASEQLESAHRNVVQTVRSSFNNVNASISSINAYKQAVVSAQSSLDAMEAGYSVGTRTIVDVLDATTTLYNAKQQLSSARYQYLINQLNIKQALGTLNEQDLQMLNSALGKPVSTSPDSVAPENPEQVAAVDNFNANGSEPAAQPAAARTTTTSASKGSNPFRN
- a CDS encoding molecular chaperone; amino-acid sequence: MKFTLLKNLCLMLIGTAFASHAAVNLDRTRIVFPESDKASSLKIENQSKALPYLALSWIEDEKGRKEDTHFMALPPIQRIEAGSASQVRIVKQAATGQLPKDRESLFYFNLREVPPKSTSASEERSVMQVAMQSRIKLFWRPKAITKKPGEQAEMRMEISATAKGLTIHNPTPYYITLAWLSKNAKTMLPGFDSLMLAPFATATTSTGDYHGNYYSIGYIDDYGALKKVDVQCVGTAQCKLTERKIEKDAKSR
- a CDS encoding DUF1190 family protein, with amino-acid sequence MKRTKTINHASFRKSWNARHLTPVALAVTAVFMLAGCEKNDETVSLYQNADDCSAATGQAAECKTAYTNALKEAERTAPKYASREDCVAEFGEGQCQQTPAQAGTAPENQAQAQSSGSFWMPLMAGYMMGRLMGGGAGYQQQPLFSSKNPASPAYGQYTDASGKGYGAATPGRTVTVPKTAMAPKPATTSTITRGGFGESVAKQTSMQRSATGTSTRSMGG
- a CDS encoding fimbrial biogenesis outer membrane usher protein, giving the protein MTYKLQKTIIIASLLMTKFTYATEFNINAIDKDQRGSVDLSLFKDEIAVIPGSYFVTVSINDVPLANGWQLNWKAFNDSVQVCIPSELADTFALKDDIRNALPEKDGCIDFTSRPDITFTFEQTTQTLKVTVPQAWLQYRAADWMPPSTWDNGVPGVLLDYNLFASHYQPNNGSASDNANTYGTAGANMGPWRLRSDYQYSQTHTDAGSEHDGRFSRVYMFRPLPSLGAKLTLGETDFQSAIFDAFTYTGASLISDERMLPWSLRGYAPQIIGIAQTNATVTVSLADRVIYQSKVPPGPFVIQDLNQSVQGTLDVKVTEEDGRVSTFQVSAESVPFLTRKGQVRYKLAAGKARKDASHDVEDNAFMSGELSWGMLSQTSLYGGSLADGDRYRSVAAGIGQNMEYLGALSFDVTQATSRLPNQNSQTGYSYRFNYSKRFDTTGSQLTLASYRYSDPQFLSYARFLDDDDNDRQSEKQTLSVTASQYISALSLNLYVNMLRQTWWNDTPSTTGSVTAGYNFDIGRWKNLGVTVSWSKTHYEDEDDDTQFYLSLSVPLDPDHRLNYDLRNGDSLSQNVSWYDTSDRNNTWGVSAGTESEKSDAGAQVSGNYQHYSPYGDLNLSGSYKANEYNSLSASWNGSFTSTAKGAALHRRSYGNEPRVMVSTDGVGNIPLNMSRDETNRFGIGVLPSISSYSPSSVQVNMNNLPDGVDVDTRVVTSTWTEGAIGYRQIATRAGNDITGILRTPSGAPPLGAIVRLLDNDRQIGMVADDGHVWLGAVEPEQQFRVTWGDNQQCRFALPSQLENSMQLILPCQ